Genomic DNA from Panulirus ornatus isolate Po-2019 chromosome 9, ASM3632096v1, whole genome shotgun sequence:
attctaCAGTATTCCTGTACTACCCTAAGgaacattttttttcaaataatgtATCTGCATTGTACTCTATTTTCTTAGGTATTTCATTTAGCTTTTTTGGTCAAATCATTTTTACCAATATCCCCTAGAAACCTCACCCTGCCTTATCCTAATGAATCCTCAAATAAAATGTGATTCATGATTCAGAGATGCTGTTGTGTTTTCCTGGAACATATCCCAAATGTTAAGAGGGGACCAGTTGCACTTGTACAGGCCACTTTCTCCCACTCTTAAATGAACTGGAAAGTGTGACATCTGGGAATCTAAAAATGCATTATGCCACAAACAACTGTAATTCCCATTAAGGAGAATTCTTCCTACCTATCATCAACTCACAACAACTATCCCAGAAAAGCTCTTCATGAGATACAAAGATGACGTAACCCATAGCTATGACAACAAGCTAAGAAACTTGCTTATGAAGTACTATTTTACTATCAgactagtggatgaatggaataaacattGGTTGAAGCTATGATTGCTGATGGTATAAAAATGTTTAAATAGTAATAGGACTACAGAAATTTTAAAACAGAACTCCACAAGTGTACAAAATAAgaaattacaaatatgtaatcatCTGTACAAATAGCTACTGATTAAATGTAATACGATTACAAAATATGACATCGGCTAAAAACTTTAGAGTGTGTACCTCAAAATGCCTTGAATTTACTTTATCAGAGCTGCTAATCATCTGTTCCCAGTCATCTTCAGGTATTTCATCGAGTACCGAAAGGTCTGGTAAAGGAGACTCATTACCCGTATCTGTAAAAGAAGCTAGATCAAAGTCCTAATTCATCATCCAATATCTTTGATTATAACCAAAACTTATTATTACAAATACATCATGTAAACAAATCTGATCACCGCTAGAGGGACTGTAATGACTCTGGAAAGGGACAGTCATTACCAGAAGCAGGATAATCTGAAACAGAAATTGTGAAAAGATTTGAAATTCTATAAATCTAAGAAAAGAGTTATGAccagaaaatctgaaaaaaacataaaaattgAAATTCTATATACATGCATTTATATACAGCAATGCATATCACATAATATAGCATTCCAACTATAATTTCACAGCCAGATGAATAATTCTGCTGCTGCTCACCATTATAACCATAAAGGTCTCTATCCGAGATTCCATCAGATGACTCTTCTTTCATTGCTGTTTTTTTACTTTTTGCTACTTCATCAGCCTTTGCTGCCTTCTTGCTACTAATTACTTctgtcttattttcttttctacttcTGCTGGTTTTACTACTGGAAGTTCCTTTATCCTTATGATGACTATCACTGGTTTGTCTGCTGCTACTGTTCTTACTACTATGGTGATGTTTACTGCTGCTATGTTTGCTACTGCTTCTGATGTGACTGCTAGAGGTGATATCTGAGTTGCCTTCCTTACTCTTGTAGTTACTGGAATGGATGGTTTTGGTActtgtggaggtgatgatgacacTGCTACTATGATGCTGTTTGCtggagctgctgctgccactggtACTGCTACTACTCTTGTGATGGCTAGAACTGCTACTGTGATGACTGCTCGAGCTAATAAGATAATTGCTGCTCTTATCCTTGGTTGATGAGGAATGAGTGTGCTTGGAttcacttttgttttcttttgaagTTGCATCTAGGTGACTATCATTTGATTTATGAGAATAGCGGGTTGTCTCAGATTTTGGAAGGTCATTTTTCTTATCAAACTTTGAACTTTGTTCAGTCTTACCTTTACCACTGGAATGACTAACATTATGTTTTTTATCACCATACTGTTCTTGAGTTGAAGACTTATGAGCTCTGCAGTCACTAAAATCATTTTGATCCAATTCATCATCTGAAGATGTTGAAGAATCTGCACTCATATCATGCATATTAGATGCAGCCTCAAAAATAGAAATCTCTGTGAGAGACTTTGGTTTTGACGGTTGAGTGCTTGCAAATACCATGTCAAACATGGACATATCTTTAGGATGATCATCTGGGTTGGGacttgaaacattttcttttctgttcttttcagtATTCATCCTCCTATCATCTAGTTTCTTCTTTTCATATGATGTTTCGCTGTCACTTTTTTTTGAATCAATGCTGCCTCGTCTATTAGATGTCGATGATTTTTCTGTAATGCTTTCAGTACTATTTTTTCTCTcatgactacctcttctcttgctTTCTTTATCAGTGATGCTCTCTGTACTATTTTTCCTCTCACAACTACCTCTCCTTTTGCTTTCTTTGTCAGTCTTGCTCTCTGTGCTATTTTTCCTCTCACGAATGcctcttctcttgttttctttatcAGTAGTTAATCTGAGctgttctttctctctccttctgacACTTTCTGaattttttgttccttctttggatGATTTCTGATTACCTAAATGTATTTTCTTATTATCCATGTCATTTGATTTTCTATTTACTTCACTGTTGTTGCTTAACTTCTCTACGTTAGAGTATATATCAGAAGATTCCTCTGGATCTAGTTTTTCAGTCTTAACAATTGATAAATCAGGaactatttcctctttttctactttAATTTTTGAGGGGTCAATAGGCATGGGAGTTGATATTGGTTGGCTCTCTTTGGCTGATAAGTTACTTCCCTTTCTGCCTTGTGATTTACAGGTGATGCTAACCTTGCTTCTGCTACAGCTTCGACTTCTTCGGATGGTCTTTCCTTCTCTGCCTTTACTGGGACTTcggcttctatttttttttacacttttacTTTTGCACTTACTAGAACTTCTACTTCTATGTCTGCTGGAACTTCTACTTCTGTGTCTGCTAAAGCTTTCAATCTGAGATCTAGAATCAGCTTCCCTTCTTTGCTGAGCTTTATGGGCACTACTATTCTTGCTTCTGCTGTGACTTCGACTTCTGTTGATGTTTTCACCTCTGCCCTTACTGGGACTTTTGCTCCTATTTCTGCTTAAACTTCTAGACCTACGTTTGTTTGAACTTGTACTTGAACTCCTACTGGTGTCCTTACTGGAGCTCTCACTTGACGATTCAGCATCACTTTCCTCCCTCTGTCGTGATCTATGGGTATAACCAGTCTTGCTTCTGCTGCGACTTTGATTTCTCTGCTTGGTGTTTTCATTATTACTTTTAAAGGGACTTTTGCTCCTGGTTTTACTTACACTCCTACTTCTATACTTTCTAGAACTATCACTGGAACTGCTGGAACTTCTACTTCTGTGCCTGCTGGAACTTCTGTGTTTGCTGGAACTTCTACTTCTGTGCTTGCTGGAACTTCTACTTCTGTGCTTGCTGGAACTTCTACTTCTGTGCTTACTGGAACTTTCATTTTGTGATTTAGAATCACTTTCCCCTTTGTGTCGTGGTTTACAGGTATATCTATTCTTACTTCTGCTTCGACTTCGGCTTCTCTGGGAGGAGTTTTCACCTCTACCTTTACAAGGACTTTTACTCCTACTGTTGTTCAAACATCTACTTCTATGTTTACTAGAGCTCCTACTTCTATGTCCGCTAGAACTTCTACTTTGGTATTTGCTAGAACTTCTGCTCCTGTGCCTACTGGAACTATGGCTTCTTGTACTGCTGGAGCTATTACTTCTATTTCTACTAGAACTTCTACTTCTGCTATGACTTTTAGTGCTCTTTTTCTTTAACTTGCTTTTACCTCTTTTTcgtttgtattttgattttttatgatgtttacttttctttttgtgtttctTATGTTTTTTTGATTTGTCACTTTCATCATTAAGAATATCTCCAGTAGTATCacttttattttcatcatcattatccttgtcATCTTTCAATTCCTCCtcattttcacttgaatcagACTTTCTGTCCCTGTGCTTTCTGTGTTTTTTACTTCGGCCATGTTTTCGACGACGCTTATGGTATTTTTTACGTTTCTTTCGGTGGTGAGAACGGTCTGATTCAGAACTACTTGAGGggctcctctttctcttcttcttatgcctctttttttcatgttctgAATCACTGTCAGTAGACGTCTTGTCAACAGAATTACCATCATGGCTTTCCTCTTCAGACTCAGAGTCAGGTGTATCACTCTCAGAAGgtttatctttatcattcacGTCCATCTTTagatttttctcattttcaatTATCTCCTTCTCTACATTTCCCTTTACATTAACTTTTTCTCCAACTTGGTTGGATTCCTTTGCTGCTTGCTCACTTTCATGGCTCTGTGAAGTTTCTGTCAATACATTACTTTCCTTACTATATAAGTCTGCTTTATCTTCTGAAGCTGACTCACGTATTTTGGTGGATGAAGAATTTGTCAAACTTTCGATTTCTTTATCTAAATCGactttatattttgttttgttcttTGGGCTTCCATGAAGGCTGCTTGCAGCAGGTGAATCTTTCAAGCTTCCCCTTGATTTTCCCTTATTTGAAGCTTCATTCCCATCCATTAACTGCAGCATTTCCTCCAGTGGGTCCCCTTCTTTCTTAGAATCTGATGTAGTACTACGAGGAGTCCAACTGCGGACGTTTGGTCTTGACAATTTGGGAGCACCTAGCGTATGAACTACTTGTGGGAGATGGGTATGCCCCTTTGCCCTTTTCTTTGTATCTTCTttgccaattctttttttttctggttttgcCACCAAACTGGGCTGTTTAACAGCatgatttttctcttcttcctcattaCCTTCCTTGTGGTTTTGTCCTTTGTTTTTTTCTATTACTGTTCGATTTTCCTTTGATTCATACTCATCAGGGTTTGTACTTGGTTTTGTATACACAACAGAATTGAAAGCTCCAAATCCATCACTGGATGATGTAAACACTGGAGATGGAGGTAGGAAATATGACCCTTCATTTGGCACTTTGTCTTCATTATTTGTGACTGGCAAATCACATGAGTTGCTGTCTTGATCTGACAAATTTCTAGCATCTGAAATCATGGAGGATTCATCAACCTTTTTATCTGGAACATTCAGACTATACTGCAGCTTACCTAaagctttcactttttttttcttaggtttGATTTTATTATTTTGTGAATGTTCAGCAAGAACTTCTTCTAAGATGTcaaaatcacattttcttttatccaCATCATCCTCAGTTTCATCTGAAGAAAAGTCAGTAACTTCACTCTCAACTGACTCTTTTGAATTTGGTTCACTTTCAATGGCATCTTGTATAGTGCTCAATGACAAAACTGGTGCTGGAGTATATTTGAGAGCCTTAGCCTTTGATGCAGACACAACTTCATTGTAATCTACTGACCGTTTACGTTTATTGAGCTCTTCAATAGGGGTAGGATTATAGCTAGGTGTGCCAGGGGGACGGAAGTAATACTTCTTCTTTAACTTGGTATTTGCTTGTGAAACCTCAGAAGCAGCATGAGCAGCAAGTGCTGAAGTGTCAATACTCTTCACAATTAAAGAAGGATCAATTCCTGGTGCAGCTAAGATAGGATTTTCTGCTAACACT
This window encodes:
- the LOC139750445 gene encoding uncharacterized protein isoform X2, yielding MISDARNLSDQDSNSCDLPVTNNEDKVPNEGSYFLPPSPVFTSSSDGFGAFNSVVYTKPSTNPDEYESKENRTVIEKNKGQNHKEGNEEEEKNHAVKQPSLVAKPEKKRIGKEDTKKRAKGHTHLPQVVHTLGAPKLSRPNVRSWTPRSTTSDSKKEGDPLEEMLQLMDGNEASNKGKSRGSLKDSPAASSLHGSPKNKTKYKVDLDKEIESLTNSSSTKIRESASEDKADLYSKESNVLTETSQSHESEQAAKESNQVGEKVNVKGNVEKEIIENEKNLKMDVNDKDKPSESDTPDSESEEESHDGNSVDKTSTDSDSEHEKKRHKKKRKRSPSSSSESDRSHHRKKRKKYHKRRRKHGRSKKHRKHRDRKSDSSENEEELKDDKDNDDENKSDTTGDILNDESDKSKKHKKHKKKSKHHKKSKYKRKRGKSKLKKKSTKSHSRSRSSSRNRSNSSSSTRSHSSSRHRSRSSSKYQSRSSSGHRSRSSSKHRSRCLNNSRSKSPCKGRGENSSQRSRSRSRSKNRYTCKPRHKGESDSKSQNESSSKHRSRSSSKHRSRSSSKHRSRSSSKHRSSSRHRSRSSSSSSDSSRKYRSRSVSKTRSKSPFKSNNENTKQRNQSRSRSKTGYTHRSRQREESDAESSSESSSKDTSRSSSTSSNKRRSRSLSRNRSKSPSKGRGENINRSRSHSRSKNSSAHKAQQRREADSRSQIESFSRHRSRSSSRHRSRSSSKCKSKSVKKNRSRSPSKGREGKTIRRSRSCSRSKVSITCKSQGRKGSNLSAKESQPISTPMPIDPSKIKVEKEEIVPDLSIVKTEKLDPEESSDIYSNVEKLSNNSEVNRKSNDMDNKKIHLGNQKSSKEGTKNSESVRRREKEQLRLTTDKENKRRGIRERKNSTESKTDKESKRRGSCERKNSTESITDKESKRRGSHERKNSTESITEKSSTSNRRGSIDSKKSDSETSYEKKKLDDRRMNTEKNRKENVSSPNPDDHPKDMSMFDMVFASTQPSKPKSLTEISIFEAASNMHDMSADSSTSSDDELDQNDFSDCRAHKSSTQEQYGDKKHNVSHSSGKGKTEQSSKFDKKNDLPKSETTRYSHKSNDSHLDATSKENKSESKHTHSSSTKDKSSNYLISSSSHHSSSSSHHKSSSSTSGSSSSSKQHHSSSVIITSTSTKTIHSSNYKSKEGNSDITSSSHIRSSSKHSSSKHHHSSKNSSSRQTSDSHHKDKGTSSSKTSRSRKENKTEVISSKKAAKADEVAKSKKTAMKEESSDGISDRDLYGYNDTGNESPLPDLSVLDEIPEDDWEQMISSSDKVNSRHFENLENFEESDEEGLDRDDPQVMEECMKMFNDYQPAPEDLETQPSSKKTRMKSVDEEPDLLPGKQRIARSSSTGNLLPKKPNLHQHRKTPTQMMMERYKKLKEQQAELMKQLEKQKQQLEEQSRGGSSSTVSSSTSSKPTVFPASSSTSIMSPPHSSPGAVKRRISHVPNVSSLLHAREKIKNLPPANSRTLLSPSLSKASGAIPQTHSQTVPRGEKRIAHTAKIETLARPVIQTEFGSKVPQNIRQRYLNLFTDECLKFCGEKEAFSIAAAEECVCVKRASSRMVYLNLAVNAVKRLRTQQKAGEAAQELLDKDPQFAETLSVEEPSTSGISSSPSKEGKSHPTNPNHVKLSHFTVLAGGGQRGSWSIEKSKKNPVDIQDSLKGEAFYKHLVKYILTEKQLDENGYPCPDPDEKGKAIVKVVDSRKKISPSSVERYCDRCSVLYVVDKWGFPTSTGPCVYHWGRAYKRRSYGGPEARYSCCGGDLESEGCCQAVTHVSQNYNPKNLHGYVRTLPKDIKGNDHGVYALDCEMCYTTSGIELTRVTVVNTEGNTVYENLVKPENPIIDYNTRFSGITESDLQDVKTTLLDVQAALLTRFSDKTILIGHSLESDFQALKLIHDTVVDTSVVFPHKMGAPYKRALRNLASEYLKKIIQNDVSGHDSAEDATTCMYLMQWKVKEDIKGMK
- the LOC139750445 gene encoding uncharacterized protein isoform X1, with the translated sequence MLPTSGYFRGISCPEHEKNYCHRPYCHFRHNPKKELTDATPQSSTSLPDAEVDGTSSAPETLRVPPASTNTETEIANESGSLELQKEVSKQEEQSGPEEETQSELLQHLVSEAVKKVLAENPILAAPGIDPSLIVKSIDTSALAAHAASEVSQANTKLKKKYYFRPPGTPSYNPTPIEELNKRKRSVDYNEVVSASKAKALKYTPAPVLSLSTIQDAIESEPNSKESVESEVTDFSSDETEDDVDKRKCDFDILEEVLAEHSQNNKIKPKKKKVKALGKLQYSLNVPDKKVDESSMISDARNLSDQDSNSCDLPVTNNEDKVPNEGSYFLPPSPVFTSSSDGFGAFNSVVYTKPSTNPDEYESKENRTVIEKNKGQNHKEGNEEEEKNHAVKQPSLVAKPEKKRIGKEDTKKRAKGHTHLPQVVHTLGAPKLSRPNVRSWTPRSTTSDSKKEGDPLEEMLQLMDGNEASNKGKSRGSLKDSPAASSLHGSPKNKTKYKVDLDKEIESLTNSSSTKIRESASEDKADLYSKESNVLTETSQSHESEQAAKESNQVGEKVNVKGNVEKEIIENEKNLKMDVNDKDKPSESDTPDSESEEESHDGNSVDKTSTDSDSEHEKKRHKKKRKRSPSSSSESDRSHHRKKRKKYHKRRRKHGRSKKHRKHRDRKSDSSENEEELKDDKDNDDENKSDTTGDILNDESDKSKKHKKHKKKSKHHKKSKYKRKRGKSKLKKKSTKSHSRSRSSSRNRSNSSSSTRSHSSSRHRSRSSSKYQSRSSSGHRSRSSSKHRSRCLNNSRSKSPCKGRGENSSQRSRSRSRSKNRYTCKPRHKGESDSKSQNESSSKHRSRSSSKHRSRSSSKHRSRSSSKHRSSSRHRSRSSSSSSDSSRKYRSRSVSKTRSKSPFKSNNENTKQRNQSRSRSKTGYTHRSRQREESDAESSSESSSKDTSRSSSTSSNKRRSRSLSRNRSKSPSKGRGENINRSRSHSRSKNSSAHKAQQRREADSRSQIESFSRHRSRSSSRHRSRSSSKCKSKSVKKNRSRSPSKGREGKTIRRSRSCSRSKVSITCKSQGRKGSNLSAKESQPISTPMPIDPSKIKVEKEEIVPDLSIVKTEKLDPEESSDIYSNVEKLSNNSEVNRKSNDMDNKKIHLGNQKSSKEGTKNSESVRRREKEQLRLTTDKENKRRGIRERKNSTESKTDKESKRRGSCERKNSTESITDKESKRRGSHERKNSTESITEKSSTSNRRGSIDSKKSDSETSYEKKKLDDRRMNTEKNRKENVSSPNPDDHPKDMSMFDMVFASTQPSKPKSLTEISIFEAASNMHDMSADSSTSSDDELDQNDFSDCRAHKSSTQEQYGDKKHNVSHSSGKGKTEQSSKFDKKNDLPKSETTRYSHKSNDSHLDATSKENKSESKHTHSSSTKDKSSNYLISSSSHHSSSSSHHKSSSSTSGSSSSSKQHHSSSVIITSTSTKTIHSSNYKSKEGNSDITSSSHIRSSSKHSSSKHHHSSKNSSSRQTSDSHHKDKGTSSSKTSRSRKENKTEVISSKKAAKADEVAKSKKTAMKEESSDGISDRDLYGYNDTGNESPLPDLSVLDEIPEDDWEQMISSSDKVNSRHFENLENFEESDEEGLDRDDPQVMEECMKMFNDYQPAPEDLETQPSSKKTRMKSVDEEPDLLPGKQRIARSSSTGNLLPKKPNLHQHRKTPTQMMMERYKKLKEQQAELMKQLEKQKQQLEEQSRGGSSSTVSSSTSSKPTVFPASSSTSIMSPPHSSPGAVKRRISHVPNVSSLLHAREKIKNLPPANSRTLLSPSLSKASGAIPQTHSQTVPRGEKRIAHTAKIETLARPVIQTEFGSKVPQNIRQRYLNLFTDECLKFCGEKEAFSIAAAEECVCVKRASSRMVYLNLAVNAVKRLRTQQKAGEAAQELLDKDPQFAETLSVEEPSTSGISSSPSKEGKSHPTNPNHVKLSHFTVLAGGGQRGSWSIEKSKKNPVDIQDSLKGEAFYKHLVKYILTEKQLDENGYPCPDPDEKGKAIVKVVDSRKKISPSSVERYCDRCSVLYVVDKWGFPTSTGPCVYHWGRAYKRRSYGGPEARYSCCGGDLESEGCCQAVTHVSQNYNPKNLHGYVRTLPKDIKGNDHGVYALDCEMCYTTSGIELTRVTVVNTEGNTVYENLVKPENPIIDYNTRFSGITESDLQDVKTTLLDVQAALLTRFSDKTILIGHSLESDFQALKLIHDTVVDTSVVFPHKMGAPYKRALRNLASEYLKKIIQNDVSGHDSAEDATTCMYLMQWKVKEDIKGMK